The genome window CACCGCGCTGTCGCAGGGCGCGGGCGCCGCGGAGGACCTGGGCGAGGACCTGGTGGAGCTCGCCGAGGCCGTCGAGTCCGGTGACGCGATGGCCATGGTCCAGAAGGGCCTGGCGCTGCTCGAGGACGTGGTGGTCGTCATCGAGGCGCTCGACTCGCTCGCCGACGCGCTCAAGAACGTCGCGAACCAGCTGCCGGACGTGTCGGCCGCGCAGGTGCAGGCCTTCGCGCAGGACTTCGCGCGCAAGCTGGTGGACCAGCTGCTCGCCGGTGCCCTGGAGCGCCAGCGGCCCGCCATCGCCGGCATCCTCGTGCTGGCGGGTGTCATCGAGCGCGCCGTGGAGCCGGGCAACCCGGCGGACCCCGCGAGCCCGCCGTACGTCTCGCGGAAGCTGCGGCTGGAGCGACTGTTGAAGCTGCTGACGTCGCCGCTCGCGCTGGCGAACGAGGTGTACGGCTGGAACGGCGGCACCTTCAACGCCGCGCTCCTGGCGTCGCGCTTCCAGCAGTTCCTCAAGATTTCGGGCCTCCCCGCCGGGCTGAAGCTCCCGCCGGAGGTGCCGAAGCCGCAGGTGGAGTCGCTCCTGTTCGGACTCCAGGCGGACGGCTCCAGCGTGATGCTCACGCTGCTGCCGCCCATCGAGGCGGGCTTCGACTTCATGGTGGCGCCCAAACCGGGCTGGACGCTGCACGTCACCACCACGGGGCAGCTCCCCGCCGGGGCCACGCTGACCTTCACGCCTCCCTCCAACGTCGCGGTGAGCGCGTCGGCGGGGCCGCTGACGGCGGAGCTGAAGACGACGCTCGACATCGAGCCCGTGGCTCCCGCGAAGGCGCTGGTGCTGCTGGGGCAGGCGGGCGCGAGCCGCCTGGAGACGGCGGGCATGTCTTTCGGCCTGGGCTTCGCCGTGAAGGACACGGGCGGCGGGACGGGCACGGGCGAGCCGACGTTCCATGCGCGCATCGATGACGGCAAGGTCATCATCGAGAGCGGCAAGGGCGGTGGGCTCCTGTCCCAGCTGCTGTCGAGCCTGCGCGTCGAGGCGGGGTTCGATCTGGAGGCGGACTGGCGGCCGTCCACGGGCCTTCGCTTCAAGGGCGGCGCGGGCATCGAGGTTCGCATCCCCACCAGCTTCACGCTCGGGCCCATCGAGCTGCAGAGCATCTACCTGCGCTCCGGCATCGGCGCGGGTGGCAGCATCCCGCTGGAGCTGTCCACGGGGCTTCGCGTGGCGCTCGGGCCGTTGACCATCACCGTGGACCGGATGGGCGTCGAGGGCGCGCTCACGTTCCCCAACGGTGGCGGTGGCAACCTGGGACCCGCGAACCTGGCGCTGGGCTTCAAGCCGCCCAACGGGCTCGGCCTGTCCGTGGAGGCGGGCCCCGTCAGCGGCGGCGGCTTCCTGGACTTCCAGTCGGGACCTCCGGAGCGCTACGCGGGCGCGCTGGCGCTGCGGCTCATGGCCTTCTCCGTGTCCGCGTACGGCCTCTTCGAGAAGACGCAGTCGGGCAAGACGTCCTTCGTGGTGGTGCTCGGCGCTCGCTTCACGCCGGGCTTCCAGGTGGGCTTCGGCTTCGCCATCACCGGCGTGGGCGGTCTGGTGGGCGTCAACCGCCGCGCGAACGTGGACCTGCTCGCGGAGCGACTGTCGAGCGGCACCGCGGGCAACGTGCTGTTCGCGGAGAACCCCGTGCAGAGCGCGCCGACGCTCCTGGGCGACCTCGCCGAGCTGTTCCCCGCGGCCGACGGTGTCTTCGTCGTGGGGCCCACGTTCCAGGTGACGTGGATGTCGCTGGTGCGCCTGGACCTGGGCGTGCTCATCGAGTTCCCCGGCCCGTCGAAGATCATCCTGCTGGGCGTGGGGCGCTTCGAGCTGGGAGGGCAGGGTGGCACACCGGCGCTGGTGCAGATTCGCCTGGACGTGCTCGGCGTCATCGACTTCGAGCAGAAGCTCGTCTCGTTCGACGCGGCGCTGGTGAACTCGCGCCTGCTGCAGATCTTCCACCTCACGGGCAGCGCTGGGTTCCGGCTGAGCACGGGAGACCGACCGTACGTGATGATGACGGTGGGCGGCTTCCATCCGGCCTTCAACCCGGAGCCCGCGCACTTCCCGCCGCTGTCGCGCGTGGGGCTCACGTTCAACACGGGGGGAGGCATCGGCCTGTCGCTGCGGCTGGAGGCCTATCTGGCCATCACCTCCAACACCTTCCAGGTGGGCGCGGCGCTGGAGGTGAAGGTGGAGGCGGGGCCCCTCAACGCGCTGGGCTTCCTCGCGTTCGACGCGCTCATCCAGTTCAAGCCCTTCTATTTCAACGTCCGCTTCAGCGCCGGTTTCCGCGTGCGCTACGAGGGCATCACCCTGGCCGGCGTGCGCTGCGAGGGCACGCTCACCGGCCCTGGTCCCATCGTGCTCAGCGGCAGCTTCACCATTGAAATCCTCTTCTTCGAAATCACGTGGAGCGACACCTTCACGCTCGGCGAGGAGAGCGGTGACGCGGTGCTGCCCGTGGGCAGCCTGGTGCAGGCGCTCGCGGTGGAGCTGGAGAAGCCCTCCAATCTGGAGGCCATCGGTGGTGAGGACCGGCGTGTCGCCACGTCGCCGAAGACGAACACCGGCAAGGCGCTGATCTCCCCGCTGGGGCAGGTGGCGTGGAGCCAGAAGCGCGCACCGCTCGACGTCACGCTGGAGCGCTTCGAGGGCGTGCCGTTGGAGTCTCCGCAGGCCGTCATCGCGACGCTGCCGATGGCGTCCGCCGCCGTGCAGGACTGGTTCAGCCCTGGCACCTTCGTGGAGCTGTCCGGCTCCGAGTCGCTCAACAAGGGCGCCTTCGAGCGACTGGATGCGGGCCGCCGCGTCGGCTTCGACCTGAAGAAGTCGGCCTTCATCGCGCATCCGCTCCAGGTGAAGACGGTGCGGCTGCCGCATGAGGTGCTGCTGCTGAAGTTGTTCCTGGCCTTCCCGCCGAACTTCCTCGAGGCGGCGTTGGGACGTCGCGCCGCGCCGAGCATCTTCGCCGCCGCGCCCGCCATCGCCGTCAAGGACGAGACGTGGGCGGTGCAGGGCAAGGACGGCGACGTGCTCAAGGCGGGCACGAGCCAGACGGACGCGCACCAGCGCGCGCGCTACTCGGGGGCGGTGGCGCTCCCTGCGCTGGAAGTGGCCGAGCCCATCGATCTGGGAGGCATCTGATGTCCGACGAACTTCGATTCCACGGGTGGCAGCGCTCCGGCGTCTACGACCTGGTGACCGGTGGCCTGGAGGAGGGGCGCCTGAAGGCGGCGCTGCCGGTGACGCTCCAGGACCGCGAGGACGCCTCCGACAGCGTCACGCGGGACATCCCCTTCCTCATCATCGGACCGCGTGACGTGCTCGCGCTCCAGGCGGGGGCCATCACCGGGATGATGCCTCCCCCCGGGACGGTGGCCGCGGAGGCGACGCGCTACGCGCACGTCGAGCTGAGCGACGTGGACCTGCCCTGGCGCTACACGCCCCAGGTCGTCGACCCCGCGGTGGCCGGTGGACGCAAGCTGCGTCCGTGGTTGGTGCTCGTGGTGGGCACGCCCGAGACGCTGATCCTCGCGCCGCGCAACCTCGTCACGCTCACCAGCACCGTCACCACCGCCCATGACCTGAACCACTCCGCGCGGTGGGCCCACGTGCAGGAAGACGGACACAAGCCCGTGGCGCGCCTGCTGTCGCCGTGGGTGCTCCAGCCGGAGACGGCCTACGTGGCCGCCGTCGTCCCCGCCTTCAAGGCGGACGGCACCAGTGCGTGGACTCCCGGCGCCACGGTGACGCTGCCGTGCTTCCACACCTGGCGCTTCAAGACGGGCGAGGCCGGTGACTTCCGCACCCTGGCCTCGAAGCTCAAGCCGGGCGAGGCGAGCCCGGAGCTGGGCCGCGCGCCGCTCACGTACAACCGCGTCTCTCCGTCGGAGGAACTCAGCGTGCGCGGCGCGCTGGCGCCCATCGGCGGGACGGACGCACCGCTGAGTCAGGCGGTCATCGACGACGTCGCGGCGTTGACCGCGCCCCTGACGGACCCTCGGGGCCGTCCTCTCGTCTCGCTGCCGAGCTACGGCGCGCCGTGGGTGGCGGACCCCTCCACGACGACGTGGGGCGCCGATGCGAACGGAGACCCGCGTCACCGTGGCACGGGGGGACTGGGTTTGTGGGCCGGCATCCGTTTGCAGGAGCAGCTGATGGACGCGGCCACCCAGCAGGCGGGAGCCCTGGGCATCGCGGCCCAGCGCATCCGCAACCTGACGCTGGGCCTGGGCGCCAGCCGCTCGCTGTGGAAGCGCCGGCTGCCCACGGACCCGATGCAGCGCCTGTGGCTGTATGGCCCGTCGCTGCGGCGCATGGTGACGGGGCAGGGCTCGGTGCTGGGACAGGTGGCGGGAGGTGACAGGCCGTTGCCTCCGCGCCTGTTCTCCAGCGCGGCGCGAAGGGTGCTTCGCCGAGGCCCCGCGCGCACGGACCTGGCCCAACCGGAGGCGGCGTTGCCTTCACGGGTGCTGCCGTTCGCCAACACGTGCGCGCTGCCACCGGTGCGAGGACCGGAGGGACTGCCTCACTCGGACCGCGTGTCGAAGATGCTCAACACGGACAATCTGGACGAGCGGCTTCGCGAGGGACTGGAGCGCGGCGCGTTGCCCCGTGAGGCCTGGGTGCGGCGCATCAAGGAGGCCATCGCGCGCAGCTCGTACGGCTCACAGCTCGAAGCGGTGCTTGTCGTCGTCGAGTCGAGCCGGAACTACTCGCGCACGCTGCTCCTGGCGCTGCTGGACGCGGTGGACCGCAAGGACGACCGCGAGGTGAAGCGGCTGCGCGAGGAGTTCCTTCGCACCGAGATAGGTGACGGCGGAGACCTGCTCGACCTGGGCAAGGACCTGGTGACCGAGGCACCAGAGCGCCCCTGCCGTCCGGTGGACCTGGATCGACTGGAGGAGGTGCTCACCGCCGCCATCGACCCGACGGTGCCGGAGCCGCTCGTGGTGCGCCGGGTGCTCGACGGAATCACGGGGCTGAGCGAGCCGAAGCTCGCGCCCGTGGAGGTCTGCCTGGGGCTGGACATGCCCGTGTGGCGCTTCCTGAGGGACCACGCGCCGGACTGGCTGCTGCCCGGCGTGGGCTCGCTGAAGGAGGACGACGTCGTCGCGGTGCAGAGCAACCCCGCGTTCGTGGACGCCTTCCTGCTGGGGCTCAACGCGCAGATTCTGTCCGAGCTGCGCTGGAGGAACATCCCCATCGCCGCGGGCTGCACGCCGCTGCGCATGTTCTGGGGACAGGTGGACTCGGCCACGGACAGCCGAAAGCCGGACATCGTCGGCGTGGCCAACTGGCCCGCGGCCTCCTCGCTGGGCAGCGACGCCCACCAGCCGCCTCCGCCTGTCGGGACGGACCTGGTGGTGGTCTTCCGCAGCGACTTGTTCCGCCGCTACCCGCGCACGCTGGTGTACGTGACGCAGGCCGCGCTGGTGAATGGCGAGCCGGACTGGCACGCCGAGCCGGACCTCGCGAGTGGCCGACTGCTGCCGACGTTCCAGGGGAGCATCGGCGAGGACATCACCTTCTTCCGCTTCGACCTGGACCCCCAGGCCGCGCGTAAGTGGTGGGTCGTCCTGGAGGAGCCGCCCTCCGGCTACACGTTCCGCAACGACGTGGGCCTCGGCGGCGCGCAGGACGGCGCGGACTTCGCAGACCACACCTTCAATGACCCGCTGCGCGTGCTGATTCGCGGCGAGGCCCTGATTCCGGGAGGCGCGTGATGGCTCAGGAGATTGGCGTGTTGTTGCCCGTGCGTCTGGAGACGCGCTTCATTCCTCCGAAGAACGGGAGCGGCTGGTTGCTGCGAGTGCTCGTCTCGCCCGACGAGGTCTCCATCGACCGGCATGACCCCATCCCCGCGGACTCCGAGCTCGACAGCTTGGAGTTGATGTGGAACCGCGCGAAGGGGGACCTCGACTCGGAAGAGGGTAAGTCCGCGTGGCGCATGTTCGCGGAGCGGGTGGGTGGTGCTCGCGCGGCGTGGCTCGCGCGCTCCTTCCCCCAGTTGCCGCCGGGGCCGGACGGTGTCATCCACGTCGCTCGCCCCGCGACGACTCGCACCGAGCCGCGCATGAGCCGCATCGCGGGCTTCCCGCCGCGCTTGGAGCTGTGGGCCGCGCGAGGCTCCGCGGCGCCCGCGCTGCTGGCGACGTCCACGGTGGATGCGTCACTGCTGCGGCTCGACTTCGGCAATCCGAATGCCCCTGCCTCCGCGCGCTGGTGGAGCGACTGGAGCACGGCGGTGAGCGCGGGCCTGGGGTTCGAGGTGGACCTGGGGCTCGCGGTGCCGAACGACGTGCGCGTGCTGTACGTGGTGGGGCTGGGGAGCGAGGACCCCATCAACGTCTTCGGCGCGCACCGGGACAGCGGCGCGCTGGCGGTCATCGAGCCTGGGACGCCGACGAACTCGGTGGATGGTGCTCCGGCGGCGAGCCTCGCGCGGGAGCCCGAGACCTGGCGCGCCATCGCGCGAGCACCGGACGTGGCGGGGGCGGGGAGTCAGTCTCTCAGCCATGCGCTGGTGGGACGCGGCAACGTGTTCGGCCAGCTGCCAGGAGACAGCTTCAACCATCGCGCGCCGGGCCAGTCGTTGCTCACCGCGCTGTGGCCCGCGCTCTGGGGGCACGGGCTCAAGGACGTGTGGAACCAGGGAGCGCAGGTGGTGGACGTGGGCCTGTGGGCCAGCCAGCACGTGGTGCCCGAGGGTCCGCTGCCGCCCATCCGCATCCATGACCAGCCGTATGGCGTGCTGCCGACGACCTCGCTGCGGCGCTGGCAGGTGGCGCCTGGAGACCCGGCGCTGGAGGAGGAGCAGCGGCCTTCACTTGTCCAGGCGATGGGGCAGTGGGCCGCCGCCGCGGAGGGGCTGGGCACCGTGGCCGGCGCGGACACGGACAAGCTCTTGAAGCTGCTCGGACGCACGCCGACCTCCAATGGCTACGCGTATCGCAACTTCGTGTCGCTGGACCTGCTCTATCTCCTGTACTGGTCCTACGACGGCGGCGTGAGCTGGTCGGAGCTGGTGAAGTGGTGGGAGGAGGAGAGTCAGCAGCCACGCGCGTTCCAGGATCCTCCGGCACGGCGGTACGCGACGCTAGGCTGGCCTCAGGACCTGCGCATCCCGCTCGTGGCGCCCGAGGACGTGTCGCCGGAGACGACGCTGCGCGCGTACCTCCAGGCGAACTTCACGCTCTTCACGCCCGACGAGCTGCTGTCGCGGCCCATGCGCGTGCTCTTCGACAAGATGCAGCCCACGCCGTCGAAGACGTTGCCGGACAGCCTGCTGGTGCGCCTGTTGTGGCATGCGTTGGTGGTGTCGGCGGCGGAGGTCCGTCGTGCACGGCTGGGGCAGAGCGGCCCGTTCCTGGAGCCCGTCCAGGAGAACGCGAACACCCCCGCGCGGCTCGAGGCGATGGCCCGCTCCATGACGAGCGATGACCTGACGGTGGGCGGCTCCGTCGTCGCGCTCTACCACCAGGTGCGCGAGATGGCCGCGCGACTGTTCTCCACGCCGGTGGGGACGCTGGAGCGCGTGCTGCGCGGCACTCTGGACTCCGCGGCCTTCCGACTGGACCCGTGGGTGACCGCGTATGCGTGGCGTCGGCTGAAGTCCGCGTCGGCCCAGACGCACGCGTTCCACCTGGGTGTGTACGGATGGGTGGATGCCCCCGCGCCGGGCACGCCGGGACCGACGGAAGGCGGCTTGCTGCACGCGCCCTCGGAGGCGCAGGCGGTGACGGCCGTCGTCCTGCGGGACAAGGCGCTGAATGACGCGGAGCCCTCGCGCTGGAACATGAACCTGGACTCGAACGCCGTGCGCCTGGCGGAGCAGGTGGCCGAGCAGGTTCGCTTGGGCGCGCATATCCAGGAGGTGCTGGGCCGCGAGGTGGAGCGAGTCGCCGCGAGCAAGGCGAGTGTCGCCGCGCTGCGCATGCAGTTCCCCATCCGCGCCGCGCATGCGGGGCGCCGCGTCTGCAACGGCGAGGCGGTGCTCCAGGCGGACCCGTCGACGCTCCCGCTCACCGCGGCGCAGAAGGCGCAGTTGGTGCCGCTGCGTCAGGTGCTGGATGTCTATGGCGACCTGCTGGTGGCCGAGGCCGTGCACCATGTCGTCTCGGGGCGCGGAGACATCGCGGGTGCGGCGATGGACGCGGCGGCGGGTCTGACGGCGCCTCCGAACCTGGAGGTCATCCAGACGCGTCGCACCGGGCGCGCGGTGAACACCAACGTCGTCATGGCCCTGCCGGTGGCACAGGACCCGCAGCCCGCGTTCGACACGAGCCCGGGGCGTGTGGCCGAGCCGTCCGTCGCCGCATTCCTGGTGGCGCGCGTGGGCCCGGCGAACGCGGCCCCATGGCGCTGGCGCGTCGTGCTTCCGGACTCATCGCTCCAGGACATCTTCCTCGCGGACCTGGGGCTGCAGCCCATCGACGCGGTGCTGTTGTCCGAGGAGCAGCTCGCCGGGCTCGTGCTCGCCCATGCGCCGGAGGGCGCGACGCTGGAGACATCGGAAGTGGCGGAAGGGCTGCTCGCGATGCGGCGGGCGCGAGGGCTCATCAAGCTGTTCGGAGGCAGGCCGGCGTTGCCCGAGGACCTGGTGGACACGGGCGAGCGGCCCGAGGACACCCAGGTGCGGCAGGAGTTGCTCACCCGTTACGGTCGGCTGCGCGACGTGGGCGCGCTGCTCGTCGCCTCGCTGCAGGCCGCGGAGAGCGCGGGGGACACCCTGGCACGCAAGCTGGCGCTGAGGGACGCGGCGCGGTGGGGCATCACCCCCGTGCCGTTGGTCGAGGACACGTTGGAGGAGCAGGTGGGAAGGGCGCGCGCGGCGTTGGTGGAGCGACTGGCCCATGCACCGTCGATGGCGGACGCGGCACCGCTGTCCGCGGCCCAGCTCGCCACGGCCATCGCGGAGCTGGCCGCGCCCGAAGGTCAGCTCGTGGTGCTGAGCCGTCTTCCGCTCCAGGGCTCACCGACGACGCTCTCGCCCGCGCCGACGCTGGACGCCTCGTGGCTGTCGGTGGTCTCCGCCGTGCGGACGTCGCTGGCGCATCTGGAGGTGCATCAGCTCGACGCGCTGCTGGAGCCGGGCGCGGCGCCGCTGTCCGCATGGACCAATCGGCCCTCGGACCCGTGGCAGAAGGACGTGCCTCCGGGGCCGGATGGACGCGCGCCGGACACGCGACTGGTCGCGCTCTACGGCCCCGCGGGCGTGCTGGACGTGACGCCACAGAACCCCACGGGCATCGTGTCCGTGGGACTGCTCGACAGCTGGGGCGAGACGGTGCCGGATGTCGAGCAGGCCACCACGGCCGCGTTCGGCTTCAACGCTCCGGCCTCCCGCGCGCCGCAGGCGGTGCTGCTCGCCGTGTCGCCGTTGCAGTCGGGCGCGCTCGACTCGACGACGTTGCTGGACATCGTCGCGGAGACCCGCGAGCTGGCCCACGCGCGCATGGCGGCGCCCGCGGAGCTGCATGCCTTCGACTCGGCGCTGCCCCTGATGATGCTCCCGGCCTCCGGTGGAACGCTGGTGGAGCTGGACCCCGTCTCCTGAGGAGTGCTGCCCATGGCAACGCGCTACGAGATGTATCAACGCCTGGAGGTGAAGCAGCCGGGCGAGGACCTGAACCGGGGCTTCCTGGCGGAGGTGTGCGACCCGCTGTGGTTCCTCGGACGGCAATGGCAGATGGGCGAGCACCAGGGCGAGGACGCGTCGTCCCCCGTCTCGGTGACGTACCGGGCCAGTCACCAACCGGTGGACCCGCTCGAGGGAAACCCCGAGCAGGACCCGCTGCTCATCCCACCCGAGGCCCTCATCGAGTCCGAGCCGGATGACTGGTGGACCCCGGGCCGCAGGCTGCGCATCGGCAAGGCCGCGTCCGTCTCGCTGCCGCCGGTGGCGAGCGCCGACCCGACGTTGCTGCTCGCGGACCTGCCCACGCCGTACGAGCGCTTCAACGGCAAGGGCTACGACGGACGGCGTCTGTACGCGCGGCGCGTCGAGCTGGGCCTGGACGCCGCGCACTTCTCGGAGGTGCCCGCGACAGTGCCGGTGGACCTGTGGGACCCGGCGGAGCTGTGCTACTCGGCGCGCCTCACCTGCGCGGGACGCGAGCTGTCCGTGCCCCGACACGCGGGCGGGCATCTGGACTGGTACTCGGTGGAGAGCGAGAAGCCGCTGCCGCTGCCCGAGGAGCCGCTCGACGCCGTCACCG of Myxococcus fulvus contains these proteins:
- a CDS encoding DUF6603 domain-containing protein, encoding MPDQAGTLEVLARALGNALSPLQYELTPERVLDLFARMGLQLPSELLGKSAFTTALSQGAGAAEDLGEDLVELAEAVESGDAMAMVQKGLALLEDVVVVIEALDSLADALKNVANQLPDVSAAQVQAFAQDFARKLVDQLLAGALERQRPAIAGILVLAGVIERAVEPGNPADPASPPYVSRKLRLERLLKLLTSPLALANEVYGWNGGTFNAALLASRFQQFLKISGLPAGLKLPPEVPKPQVESLLFGLQADGSSVMLTLLPPIEAGFDFMVAPKPGWTLHVTTTGQLPAGATLTFTPPSNVAVSASAGPLTAELKTTLDIEPVAPAKALVLLGQAGASRLETAGMSFGLGFAVKDTGGGTGTGEPTFHARIDDGKVIIESGKGGGLLSQLLSSLRVEAGFDLEADWRPSTGLRFKGGAGIEVRIPTSFTLGPIELQSIYLRSGIGAGGSIPLELSTGLRVALGPLTITVDRMGVEGALTFPNGGGGNLGPANLALGFKPPNGLGLSVEAGPVSGGGFLDFQSGPPERYAGALALRLMAFSVSAYGLFEKTQSGKTSFVVVLGARFTPGFQVGFGFAITGVGGLVGVNRRANVDLLAERLSSGTAGNVLFAENPVQSAPTLLGDLAELFPAADGVFVVGPTFQVTWMSLVRLDLGVLIEFPGPSKIILLGVGRFELGGQGGTPALVQIRLDVLGVIDFEQKLVSFDAALVNSRLLQIFHLTGSAGFRLSTGDRPYVMMTVGGFHPAFNPEPAHFPPLSRVGLTFNTGGGIGLSLRLEAYLAITSNTFQVGAALEVKVEAGPLNALGFLAFDALIQFKPFYFNVRFSAGFRVRYEGITLAGVRCEGTLTGPGPIVLSGSFTIEILFFEITWSDTFTLGEESGDAVLPVGSLVQALAVELEKPSNLEAIGGEDRRVATSPKTNTGKALISPLGQVAWSQKRAPLDVTLERFEGVPLESPQAVIATLPMASAAVQDWFSPGTFVELSGSESLNKGAFERLDAGRRVGFDLKKSAFIAHPLQVKTVRLPHEVLLLKLFLAFPPNFLEAALGRRAAPSIFAAAPAIAVKDETWAVQGKDGDVLKAGTSQTDAHQRARYSGAVALPALEVAEPIDLGGI